The following coding sequences lie in one Methylotuvimicrobium alcaliphilum 20Z genomic window:
- the rsxA gene encoding electron transport complex subunit RsxA, producing the protein MKEYLIILISTILVNNFVLVRFLGLCPFMGVSRKLETALGMGFATTFVLTLSAVCSYLANRYLLIPLELEYLRTITFIVVIAFVVQFTEMVVHKTSPLLYQVLGIFLPLITTNCAVLGVALLNVQTQHGFLESALYGFGAAVGFSLVLTLFSTLRERIDVADVPLPFKGNSIALVTAGLMSMAFMGFSGLVKG; encoded by the coding sequence ATGAAAGAATATCTAATCATTCTGATAAGTACGATACTGGTCAATAATTTTGTACTGGTAAGGTTTTTAGGATTATGCCCTTTTATGGGCGTTTCCCGAAAACTGGAAACGGCCTTAGGGATGGGTTTCGCGACGACTTTTGTACTGACCTTATCCGCCGTTTGCAGTTATTTGGCGAATCGTTATCTATTAATCCCATTAGAACTGGAATATTTACGCACGATCACCTTCATCGTCGTGATTGCCTTTGTCGTGCAATTTACCGAAATGGTCGTTCACAAAACCAGCCCGCTCCTTTACCAGGTGCTGGGCATATTTTTGCCGCTGATTACCACTAATTGCGCGGTTCTAGGCGTCGCCCTGCTGAACGTACAAACCCAACACGGCTTTTTGGAATCGGCTTTATACGGTTTCGGTGCCGCGGTCGGTTTTTCGCTGGTACTGACCCTTTTCTCGACGCTGCGCGAAAGAATCGACGTTGCCGACGTCCCCTTGCCGTTCAAAGGCAACTCGATAGCGCTAGTAACGGCCGGGTTAATGTCCATGGCCTTCATGGGATTCAGCGGCTTAGTTAAAGGCTAA